GATCGCGGGCGCGGTCGCGCGGGCTTCGCCAAGCAGAAAGGTCGCGAAGATCGCGCAGGCCAGGACGAAACCGATGACGGGTTTCAAAACGAATTTCAGCGGAGTCAGGATTTCGGTTTTCATGTTTGCGAGCTCCCTTTGGTCAGCGGAAAGAGGGCGACTTCGAGTTGGTAAACGTTTTCTTCTTTGGGACGATGGAACTTGTTGCGAACCATGTCGGTGAACTGGTCGATCTCGATTTTCAGACGTTTCAGGTCCGTCGCGCGAACGACCAGGCCCACGCCCTGGAATTCACGCTGGTCGACCGGCACGGTCTCGAGGCTTTCGGCGGCCTTTTCCAGAATCTGGCGGTGGTATTTACGAATTCCCGCCGAGGGGATTTGCGCGCCGACCTGCCAATGCGCTTTCGCGCTCTGGGCGCCGCGGCCCTGGAAGGTCACGAAGCCGAGCTTCTCGAGGTTACGCATCGCGAGCTTCGCTTCGGTCAGGGTGATGCCCAGGCGTTGGCTGATGTGCGCGGCGGACCACTCGAAGTTTTTGGCCTCGAGCAGATTCAGGATCGCGAAGTGGTACCAGTCGCAGACGCGCTCGAAGTCCGCGGTCGAAAGCCCGGGGGCTTCGGGCTCGGGACCCGAGAGGAATTCCAGCGGCAGGCCCAGGCTGCGGCCCTTCTCTTTTTGCAGAAGCAGCAGGAAGTGTTTGGTTTCCGACGGCGTGAAGCCCATCGCCTGGGTGACTTTGAAGGCGGAATTCAAACTGAGTTTGCGCTGGCCCTTCAGGACTTGCGACAACTCCGCCGGATTCAGGCTCAAAGCTTTGGCGAAAGCCCGGAGTGAGTAGCGCGAGTTGCGCTGCACACGTTGGCCGAGCTCGTCGTGCAGATATTCGGTGATGGAATCGTAATCGAAGATCATGAGCCCGTTATCCGGCGCTCTTTGCGGAAAGACAAGGGGTGGGTGGGAGTGTCTTGTAACAAAGTGTTACAGATGTGTCACAGATGTAACACAAAGGGTTCGTCGCTTACGAAACCTTGAGCTTGCGCGTGGCGCGTTCTTTTTCGCGGACGTGGAATTCCGCGTGCGGCCAGCCCTGTTCCGGATAAGCCACGAGGAGTTTGAGCACGACCGGCGACACGAAGGGCAGATCTTTCAGTGCGGAAAAAGCGATCCATTCGGGATGGAAAAGGCCATTGTCCTTTTGCCACAAAAGCGATGCCTCTTGGCCCGACGGGGCGATGAGTTGGCCTTGCGTGCGCGC
Above is a genomic segment from Pseudobdellovibrionaceae bacterium containing:
- a CDS encoding TIGR02147 family protein, producing the protein MIFDYDSITEYLHDELGQRVQRNSRYSLRAFAKALSLNPAELSQVLKGQRKLSLNSAFKVTQAMGFTPSETKHFLLLLQKEKGRSLGLPLEFLSGPEPEAPGLSTADFERVCDWYHFAILNLLEAKNFEWSAAHISQRLGITLTEAKLAMRNLEKLGFVTFQGRGAQSAKAHWQVGAQIPSAGIRKYHRQILEKAAESLETVPVDQREFQGVGLVVRATDLKRLKIEIDQFTDMVRNKFHRPKEENVYQLEVALFPLTKGSSQT